The Terriglobia bacterium DNA window ACTCCTGGTTCGATCCCTATCGGGGCGTGATCATCCTGGCGCGCGTCTTCGAGGGCGCCTTGCGCCGGGGCATGAAGATCCGCTTGTGGTCGAACGGCAAGGTGCTGGAGGTCGAAACCCTCGGTGTTCAGGCCCCCAAACCGGTCGAGGTCGAGGAGTTGAGCGCCGGCGAGGTGGGCTTCATCATCGCCAACAACAAGAATGTTGCCGACACCAAGATCGGTGACACCATTACCGACGAGGCGCGCCCGTCCATCGAGGCCCTGCCCGGCTTCGAGGAGATCAAGCCGATGGTGTTTGCCGGGCTCTACACGGTGGACGCGCACGAGCACACGCGCCTGCGCGAAGCGCTGGAGAAACTGCGGCTCAACGATTCGTCGTTCTTTTTCGAGCCGGAGAGCTCGGCCGCGCTGGGCTTCGGCTTCCGCTGCGGGTTCCTGGGGCTGCTGCACATGGAGATCATCCAGGAGCGGCTGGAGCGCGAGTACCAGCTCGCCCTGATCACCACTGCGCCCGGTGTCCGTTACAAGATCACGCTGACCGACGGGCAGGTGATCTTCGTGGACAACCCGTCGAAGTGGCCCGATCCAACGATCATCGAAAAGGTCGAAGAGCCGGTCATCCTGGCCACCATCCTCACCAGCGAGGAATACGTCGGCGGGATCCTGAAACTGGTGGAGGAGAAGCGCGGACGGCAGAAGACCTTCGAATACGTCAGCGCCAACCGCGTGATGCTCAACTACGAGCTCCCGCTGAACGAGATCGTGCTCGACTTCTACGACAAGCTGAAGACGGTATCGCGCGGGTACGCGTCGCTCGACTATCACCTGTCCGGCTGGTGGGACTCGCCGATGGTGAAGCTCGACGTGCTGGTGGCGGGCGAGCCGGTGGACGCGCTCTCGCTCATCGTGCACAAGGAGGGGGCCTATGACCGCGGCCGGGCGCTGGTGTCGAAGATGCGCCAGCTCATCCCGCGCCAGATGTTCGAGGTCCCCATCCAGGCGGCGATCGGGGCGAAGATCATCGCCCGCGAAACCGT harbors:
- the lepA gene encoding translation elongation factor 4, producing the protein MDRAFIRNFAIIAHIDHGKSTLSDRLLELTGALTAREMQEQVLDAMDLERERGITIKAHCVRMKYMAQDGQEYQLNLIDTPGHVDFSYEVSRSLASCEGAVLLVDASQGVEAQTLANAYLAINHGLEVIPVINKIDLPSADIPRVKEMIESAVGLDASDALLVSAKTGQGVPEVLEAIVKKVPPPKGKPEHRLQALIFDSWFDPYRGVIILARVFEGALRRGMKIRLWSNGKVLEVETLGVQAPKPVEVEELSAGEVGFIIANNKNVADTKIGDTITDEARPSIEALPGFEEIKPMVFAGLYTVDAHEHTRLREALEKLRLNDSSFFFEPESSAALGFGFRCGFLGLLHMEIIQERLEREYQLALITTAPGVRYKITLTDGQVIFVDNPSKWPDPTIIEKVEEPVILATILTSEEYVGGILKLVEEKRGRQKTFEYVSANRVMLNYELPLNEIVLDFYDKLKTVSRGYASLDYHLSGWWDSPMVKLDVLVAGEPVDALSLIVHKEGAYDRGRALVSKMRQLIPRQMFEVPIQAAIGAKIIARETVAAMRKNVLAKCYGGDITRKRKLLEKQKEGKKRMKRIGKVDIPQEAFLAVLRVGE